The Zingiber officinale cultivar Zhangliang chromosome 9A, Zo_v1.1, whole genome shotgun sequence genome window below encodes:
- the LOC122019696 gene encoding uncharacterized protein LOC122019696, whose amino-acid sequence MAMSSPQSTGDFQDSILSYFLRLLLQLLLSQDFRMELAGSSADCLLPLVLCEHDQYQKMVQEFLDRQQSPAIMSRLASAFSALTSGNKLSSSLDRPNRFKFRKNLQIFLTEVSGFLSII is encoded by the exons ATGGCAATGAGCTCACCACAATCAACAGGAGATTTTCAGGACAGTATTTTAAGTTATTTCCTTAGGTTGCTGCTACAGTTGCTTCTATCTCAAGATTTCag AATGGAACTTGCCGGTTCTTCAGCTGATTGTCTCCTTCCATTAGTTTTGTGTGAACACGATCAATATCAG AAAATGGTACAAGAATTCTTAGACAGACAACAAAGCCCTGCTATAATGTCAAGATTGGCAAGTGCATTCTCTGCTCTTACAAGCGGAAACAAGCTCTCTTCTTCGCTCGACAGGCCAAATCGCTTCAAGTTCAGGAAAAATCTTCAAATTTTCTTGACTGAAGTTTCTGGCTTTCTCAGTATCATCTGA